The DNA region GCCTCGAAATCCTGATTGGGATCAATTGCCATGCCGCGCCTCTTCACCGGCATTCCGCTGCCGCCGTCGCTGGCTGAAAGGCTTGCCGACTTTGCGATGCCGCTCGCGGGCGCGCGCTGGATCGAGCCCGAGAACATGCACATCACGCTGCGCTTCGCGGGCGACATCGACAATCCGACGGCGGATGCGTTCCATGCGGCACTCGCCTCCATTGACGAGCCCGCCTTCGAGCTGCGTCTCGCGGGCTTCGGGGCCTTCGGCGGCCAGCAGCCGCGCTCGTTGTGGGCGGGGGTAGCGGACAACCCTTGGCTCGACGCGCTCGCGCGCGCCAACGATCGCGCCGCCCGTAACGCCGGCCTCAAGCCCGAGAAGCACTCGTTTCGCCCGCATGTGACGCTGGCGCGTTTGAAGGGCACTCGTCCCGAGGCGGTCGCGCGGGCGCTGGGAGCGCTCGGTGCTTTCACCAGCCCGCCGTTTCAGGTCGAGAGCTTCGCGCTGCTCTCCTCACGCCCGAAAGTCGGCGGCGGCCCG from Hyphomicrobium sp. CS1GBMeth3 includes:
- the thpR gene encoding RNA 2',3'-cyclic phosphodiesterase; the encoded protein is MPRLFTGIPLPPSLAERLADFAMPLAGARWIEPENMHITLRFAGDIDNPTADAFHAALASIDEPAFELRLAGFGAFGGQQPRSLWAGVADNPWLDALARANDRAARNAGLKPEKHSFRPHVTLARLKGTRPEAVARALGALGAFTSPPFQVESFALLSSRPKVGGGPYVVEDTFQLRGGDYAGNWTG